A window of the Rhizobium brockwellii genome harbors these coding sequences:
- a CDS encoding DMT family transporter produces the protein MAMNVLAVHRDTVGTEQTGGNSLAAAYSVGVLCWLLSAGVYIAAKWVSTEMPPWALCFWRVLIAFAILMPIVRRHFADMVALVRARPLELLLIGGVGLAICQGMIFVGLEHADATTAGIIIALIPIMTMILARLMLAEPMGRWQVIGSILAFLGIVVIIIKGSPAALMRLDFNPGELWIVAGAFCFSLYTVLLRRAKFDMNRLALLVLLLGAAVLTALPFYLFELFSDERSTLNGSGLIALAYVAIPGGAVMYYLFNRSIEALGAARAGVLLYIQTIFIAVLAYLILGEQLRRYHLEGAALIIAGLLLIILLKPKIKAEAATA, from the coding sequence ATGGCAATGAATGTCTTGGCGGTCCATCGCGACACGGTCGGGACGGAACAGACGGGGGGCAATTCGCTTGCCGCCGCCTATTCCGTGGGCGTTCTCTGCTGGCTGCTGTCAGCCGGCGTCTATATCGCGGCGAAATGGGTTTCTACCGAGATGCCGCCCTGGGCGCTCTGTTTTTGGCGCGTGCTGATCGCCTTCGCGATCCTGATGCCGATCGTGCGCCGGCATTTCGCCGACATGGTCGCGCTGGTTCGGGCTCGCCCGCTCGAACTGCTTCTCATTGGCGGTGTGGGACTGGCGATCTGCCAGGGCATGATATTTGTCGGACTGGAGCATGCCGATGCCACCACCGCCGGCATCATCATCGCCTTGATTCCGATCATGACCATGATCCTTGCCCGTTTGATGCTGGCCGAGCCGATGGGACGCTGGCAGGTGATCGGATCGATCCTGGCCTTTCTCGGGATCGTGGTCATCATCATCAAGGGCAGTCCGGCAGCGCTGATGCGGCTCGACTTCAACCCGGGTGAACTGTGGATCGTCGCCGGCGCGTTCTGTTTCAGTCTCTATACCGTCCTGCTCCGCCGCGCGAAATTCGATATGAATCGCCTTGCGCTCCTGGTGCTGCTGCTCGGTGCGGCAGTGCTGACGGCGCTGCCCTTCTACCTGTTCGAGCTATTCTCAGACGAGCGCTCGACGCTCAACGGCAGCGGGCTCATCGCGCTCGCCTATGTCGCGATCCCCGGCGGGGCGGTCATGTACTACCTCTTCAATCGCAGCATCGAGGCACTGGGCGCGGCTCGGGCGGGCGTTCTCCTCTACATTCAGACCATCTTCATCGCCGTGCTCGCCTATCTGATCCTCGGCGAGCAGTTGCGACGCTATCACCTCGAAGGCGCGGCACTCATCATCGCCGGCTTGCTTCTCATCATCCTGCTGAAGCCGAAGATCAAGGCCGAAGCGGCTACTGCATAA
- a CDS encoding ABC transporter permease: MSSALKQIFLMIRVNLGSLPRRLWISLSMVLSVALVVAVLAGFLAMGRGFEAALQGAGSPGIAVILGGGTNQETGSDVPAEAIRSLTAMIGEIGVARNAAGGLALSREIVVPVDVVRASDGAEQTLSLRGMDPAGPALRDRAVLSEGRLFSPGAREIVVGGRIADEFSGFAVGDKVRLGAVDWTVVGHFTSGGSAFESEIWADLEAVQSAFDRQGQVQSLRVRLAGGGGLSALREHLSAFPGAPLTAVSEADLYAAQSEHTSSLIRLFGWPLALLMAVGATAGALNTMMSSVSDRAMEIATLRLLGFGRLPAFTATWAEAVLLSVAGVALGILASWLAFNGWQASTMGANNTKMAFQLDVTTDVALTAGLLGLAIGIIGGALPALAATRLPLTSALRARG, from the coding sequence ATGTCATCAGCGCTCAAGCAGATCTTTCTCATGATCAGAGTCAATCTCGGCAGCCTGCCGCGGCGGCTGTGGATATCACTGTCGATGGTGCTGTCGGTCGCCCTCGTGGTGGCGGTGCTTGCGGGTTTTCTCGCCATGGGGCGGGGCTTCGAGGCAGCGCTTCAAGGCGCCGGTTCACCCGGCATCGCCGTCATCCTCGGCGGCGGCACCAACCAAGAGACCGGTTCGGATGTGCCAGCCGAGGCAATCCGCAGCCTGACTGCCATGATCGGCGAGATCGGCGTGGCGCGGAATGCCGCGGGCGGCCTGGCGCTGTCGCGCGAGATCGTTGTTCCCGTCGATGTGGTCAGGGCAAGCGACGGTGCCGAGCAGACCCTGTCGCTACGGGGCATGGACCCGGCGGGGCCTGCCTTGCGCGACCGCGCGGTGCTCTCCGAGGGGCGGCTGTTTTCGCCGGGCGCGCGCGAAATCGTCGTTGGCGGGCGCATCGCCGACGAGTTCTCCGGCTTTGCCGTCGGCGACAAGGTGCGGCTCGGCGCGGTCGACTGGACGGTCGTCGGGCATTTCACGTCAGGCGGCAGCGCCTTCGAATCCGAGATCTGGGCAGATCTGGAGGCTGTGCAATCGGCCTTCGACCGGCAGGGGCAGGTTCAGAGCTTGCGCGTGCGGCTTGCGGGGGGAGGCGGGTTGTCGGCGCTGCGCGAGCATCTCTCCGCATTTCCCGGCGCGCCGCTCACCGCCGTCTCCGAGGCCGATCTTTATGCGGCGCAATCTGAGCACACCAGCAGCCTCATCCGCCTGTTCGGCTGGCCGCTGGCGCTGTTGATGGCGGTCGGCGCGACCGCTGGCGCTTTGAACACGATGATGAGCTCGGTCTCCGACCGCGCGATGGAGATCGCCACGCTGCGCCTGCTCGGCTTCGGCCGGCTGCCGGCCTTCACTGCCACCTGGGCCGAGGCCGTGCTTCTCTCAGTCGCAGGCGTCGCCCTCGGCATCCTCGCCTCATGGCTCGCCTTCAACGGCTGGCAGGCCAGTACGATGGGCGCTAACAATACCAAGATGGCCTTCCAACTCGACGTCACCACCGACGTCGCGCTGACCGCCGGGCTGCTGGGGCTTGCAATCGGCATCATCGGCGGGGCGTTGCCGGCGCTGGCGGCGACACGGCTGCCGTTGACTTCGGCTTTGCGGGCGAGGGGGTAG
- a CDS encoding ABC transporter permease, with protein MTFFQLMRRNAWRKPLRATLLMFSVGVAFLIYGLTASFLSGSQGTAGASDTLLGVFNRSGRAQPLPLAYLNRIAADSDVAAVAYMTRMRGFVDVEKNVVMTSAVDPQAIAAANGVELGLTPQLIAALEESRDRVLVGRALAEAQGWSVGQRIGVTSQLTGEDGSRDWSFEIAGIFEGADASTDTYFMIARYDAINAGRALGKDTVDAFVVRPRPGVSSGVLAARIDAQFANSAAPTRTQSEKQFLEAFLRQFADVGLIVSLVVGAAFVTILMIVVNTMLFAVRERSFEIGVMKVLGFSRARIMALILGETLFVFVAGGAGGLVLAKLATVLTGPEFGLAFTMPVLLKSVAIIAGLGLATGLLPAANAMRLPIINAFRSR; from the coding sequence ATGACCTTCTTCCAGCTCATGCGCCGCAATGCCTGGCGCAAGCCGCTCCGGGCAACGCTTCTGATGTTCTCGGTCGGCGTCGCCTTCCTGATCTATGGGCTGACGGCGAGTTTTCTCAGCGGCTCGCAAGGGACGGCCGGGGCGAGCGATACGCTGCTCGGGGTCTTCAACAGATCGGGGCGGGCGCAGCCGCTGCCGCTTGCCTATCTCAACCGGATTGCCGCCGATAGCGATGTTGCCGCCGTCGCCTATATGACGCGCATGCGGGGCTTCGTCGATGTCGAGAAGAATGTCGTGATGACGAGCGCCGTCGATCCGCAGGCAATTGCGGCCGCCAATGGCGTCGAACTCGGGCTGACGCCGCAGCTGATCGCTGCACTGGAAGAGAGCCGTGACCGGGTGCTGGTCGGGCGGGCGCTCGCCGAGGCACAGGGGTGGTCGGTCGGCCAGCGTATCGGCGTCACCAGCCAGCTGACGGGGGAAGACGGCAGCCGCGATTGGAGCTTCGAGATCGCCGGCATCTTCGAAGGGGCCGATGCCAGCACCGACACCTATTTCATGATCGCTCGCTATGATGCCATCAATGCGGGCCGCGCCCTCGGAAAGGATACGGTGGATGCCTTCGTAGTGCGGCCGCGACCGGGCGTTTCATCCGGCGTGCTCGCCGCCCGGATCGACGCGCAGTTTGCGAATTCGGCGGCGCCGACGCGCACGCAATCGGAAAAGCAATTCCTCGAGGCTTTCCTGCGGCAATTCGCCGATGTCGGCTTGATCGTCAGCCTCGTCGTCGGCGCGGCCTTCGTGACCATCCTGATGATCGTGGTCAACACCATGCTCTTTGCGGTGAGGGAACGCAGCTTCGAAATCGGCGTCATGAAGGTGCTCGGCTTTTCCAGGGCGCGGATCATGGCGCTGATCCTCGGCGAGACGCTGTTCGTCTTCGTCGCCGGCGGGGCGGGTGGGCTGGTGCTCGCCAAACTCGCGACGGTCTTGACTGGACCGGAATTCGGCCTCGCCTTCACTATGCCCGTGCTGCTGAAGTCCGTCGCCATCATCGCCGGCCTCGGGCTCGCGACCGGGCTGCTGCCTGCCGCTAACGCCATGCGTCTGCCCATCATCAACGCTTTCAGATCGAGATAG
- a CDS encoding ABC transporter ATP-binding protein: protein MTDTQEPYIALRGVRKAFRIGAETIPIFSGLDLSIARGDFVAVMGPSGSGKSTLLNMLGGIDSPDGGEIRVGRSHLEQMGEGARAAWRAHSMGIVFQFYNLLPMLNAGENIELPLLLKPLKRKERRARVETVMDLVGLSGRQRQFPSSMSGGQQQRVGIARAIVGDPDLLLCDEPTGDLDRKSANDILEMLGFLNRELRKTIIMVTHDPEAASFARRTLHLNKGEFVEQERIAQ from the coding sequence ATGACCGACACTCAAGAACCCTATATCGCGCTTCGCGGCGTCAGGAAGGCATTCAGGATCGGCGCGGAGACGATCCCGATCTTTTCCGGGCTCGACCTTTCCATAGCACGCGGCGATTTCGTTGCGGTCATGGGGCCGTCGGGGTCGGGGAAATCGACGTTGCTCAATATGCTTGGTGGTATCGATAGCCCCGACGGAGGGGAAATCAGGGTCGGCCGCAGCCATCTCGAGCAGATGGGCGAGGGTGCGCGGGCGGCGTGGCGGGCGCATAGTATGGGCATCGTCTTCCAGTTCTACAATCTGCTGCCGATGCTGAATGCGGGCGAGAATATCGAGTTGCCGCTGCTGTTGAAGCCGCTCAAGCGGAAGGAGCGGCGGGCGCGCGTCGAGACCGTCATGGATCTGGTCGGGCTTTCGGGGCGGCAGCGGCAGTTTCCATCCAGCATGTCCGGAGGACAGCAGCAGCGTGTCGGCATCGCCCGCGCCATCGTCGGCGATCCCGACCTTTTACTCTGCGATGAACCGACCGGCGATCTCGACCGAAAATCGGCCAATGATATCCTCGAGATGCTGGGCTTTCTCAATCGCGAGCTTCGGAAGACAATCATCATGGTCACGCATGATCCCGAGGCCGCCTCCTTCGCCCGGCGCACGCTGCATCTCAACAAGGGCGAATTCGTCGAGCAGGAGAGGATCGCCCAATGA
- a CDS encoding efflux RND transporter periplasmic adaptor subunit — translation MSAGRSCGGIAAATYTIAIEDCQKRVRGRCFAAVGHSGGMNTTSEHDRDLAAKLRSLSIRPAAFKTEPPEPRAQRWVIPGAMLALAATASLAAVLFYRSEPLERIETMLAGFANSDPAISVREPEAPAKGGAAAERGRALPADEAANPALPAREVTGSGYVVAPDIATIFSKYEGRIVAVEVEAGDRVVTGQVLVRLDDAGARFALQGAEIARQSAELELAAKTIELAQARSSLTRAERLAGRDAMSAQTLEEAKTAFDTAENAVLRARQDVAKADLDIDRAREQVEALAVGAPISGTVMRLTARVGDTVLSREDSVRENESLLAIADMANMVIDADVAEANIALMRPGLRGEAVLDGFPDRPFAVEVSKIAPMISREKGTVMLRLSLSSPPPDIRPAMAARIRLVLGEAGNTTDHQQGAER, via the coding sequence ATGAGCGCTGGTCGAAGCTGTGGGGGGATTGCCGCGGCCACGTACACAATCGCGATCGAGGACTGTCAGAAACGCGTTCGAGGTCGCTGTTTTGCTGCCGTTGGTCATTCTGGCGGCATGAACACGACATCAGAACATGACCGAGACCTTGCCGCCAAGCTGAGATCGCTTTCGATCAGGCCCGCGGCTTTCAAGACAGAGCCGCCGGAGCCCCGTGCCCAACGGTGGGTGATCCCTGGAGCAATGCTGGCCCTTGCTGCGACGGCATCGCTGGCGGCGGTTCTTTTCTATCGGTCGGAGCCGCTGGAACGCATCGAGACCATGCTTGCGGGCTTTGCAAACAGCGACCCTGCGATATCTGTTCGTGAACCGGAGGCGCCGGCCAAGGGCGGCGCTGCTGCCGAGCGCGGGCGGGCGTTGCCTGCCGATGAAGCAGCGAACCCGGCCTTGCCGGCACGGGAAGTCACCGGCTCCGGCTACGTCGTGGCCCCCGATATCGCCACCATTTTCTCCAAATATGAAGGTCGGATCGTCGCCGTCGAGGTTGAGGCGGGCGACAGGGTCGTAACGGGTCAGGTGCTGGTGCGGCTCGATGATGCCGGCGCCCGCTTTGCGCTTCAAGGCGCCGAGATCGCCCGGCAATCGGCGGAGCTGGAGCTGGCGGCGAAGACTATTGAATTGGCGCAGGCGCGGTCTTCCCTCACGCGCGCAGAGCGGCTGGCCGGGCGCGATGCGATGTCGGCGCAGACGCTGGAGGAGGCGAAGACGGCGTTCGACACTGCCGAAAATGCCGTGCTGCGGGCACGGCAGGATGTGGCCAAGGCCGATCTCGATATCGACAGGGCGCGCGAGCAGGTGGAGGCACTGGCCGTCGGGGCGCCGATATCTGGCACCGTGATGCGGCTTACCGCGCGTGTCGGCGACACCGTGCTGTCGCGCGAGGACAGCGTGCGGGAGAATGAAAGCCTGCTTGCGATTGCCGACATGGCGAACATGGTCATCGATGCCGATGTGGCCGAGGCGAATATCGCGTTGATGCGGCCAGGCTTGCGCGGTGAGGCGGTGCTCGACGGCTTTCCCGACCGGCCCTTTGCGGTCGAAGTATCGAAGATCGCGCCGATGATTTCGCGGGAGAAGGGGACGGTGATGCTTCGCCTGTCGCTCTCCTCGCCGCCGCCAGACATACGCCCCGCCATGGCCGCGCGCATCCGCCTTGTGTTGGGTGAGGCCGGGAATACCACAGACCATCAGCAAGGAGCAGAGCGATGA
- a CDS encoding helix-turn-helix domain-containing protein, translated as MMAIHSPLRSYQAMLFIPLPFVVALLLLVLFVTVLRRDEEAQPNRPFLALILLAVLQSVLSGLRWGYGVQAVGVIAPVTAAMVPPLAYAGVSRLVRTSRQPLAARIALHAVPAAVILLLVVLRRDVIDIALVLVFVGYALAILLLMRPGADALRLAPFEGAVPAYRAIIFAAVALCLSASVDIFVFLDFTWAHGEHALTLISVSNLAVLVILGIAAAAASRSRAPAETVEAVLKSETTEDKETIATVDALMEAKKLYRDANLNLDRLARKAGIPARQISTAINRAMDKNVSQYVNDYRIGEACRLLAATQKSVTEVMFEVGFQTKSNFNREFRRVTDMTPVAWRERKGGSGVSSALP; from the coding sequence ATGATGGCCATCCACTCGCCCCTCCGATCCTATCAGGCCATGCTGTTCATTCCGCTTCCCTTCGTCGTTGCCCTTCTGCTGCTCGTCCTCTTCGTCACCGTCCTCAGGCGCGACGAGGAGGCGCAGCCCAATCGGCCGTTTCTGGCACTGATCCTGCTCGCCGTGCTGCAATCCGTCCTCTCCGGTCTGCGCTGGGGGTATGGGGTGCAGGCGGTGGGTGTGATTGCGCCCGTCACCGCGGCGATGGTGCCGCCGCTTGCCTATGCCGGGGTTTCCAGGCTGGTGAGGACGAGCCGGCAGCCGCTGGCGGCGCGGATTGCGCTGCATGCCGTGCCTGCCGCCGTCATCCTCTTGTTGGTGGTGCTCCGGCGGGATGTGATCGATATTGCGCTGGTGCTTGTTTTCGTCGGTTATGCCCTGGCGATCCTGCTTCTGATGCGGCCGGGCGCCGATGCGCTTCGGCTTGCGCCCTTCGAGGGAGCGGTGCCGGCCTACCGGGCAATCATCTTCGCGGCGGTGGCGCTGTGTCTGTCGGCTTCTGTCGATATCTTCGTCTTTCTCGATTTCACATGGGCGCATGGCGAACATGCGCTGACGCTGATCAGCGTCAGCAACCTCGCGGTCCTCGTCATCCTCGGCATTGCGGCAGCCGCCGCCAGCCGAAGCCGGGCGCCGGCCGAGACGGTGGAGGCGGTGCTGAAATCCGAAACGACCGAGGACAAGGAGACGATCGCCACGGTCGATGCGCTGATGGAGGCAAAAAAACTCTATCGTGATGCCAATCTCAATCTCGACCGGCTGGCCCGCAAGGCCGGTATTCCCGCCCGCCAGATCTCGACGGCGATCAACCGGGCGATGGACAAGAACGTCTCGCAATATGTCAATGACTACAGGATCGGCGAGGCCTGCCGGCTGCTTGCCGCGACCCAGAAATCGGTGACCGAGGTGATGTTCGAGGTCGGCTTCCAGACCAAGTCCAATTTCAACCGCGAATTCCGCCGGGTTACGGATATGACGCCGGTTGCCTGGCGTGAGAGGAAGGGAGGATCCGGCGTCTCTTCGGCTTTGCCCTGA
- a CDS encoding SDR family oxidoreductase, translated as MALKILFVGGTGQISYPCVQRAVAEGHHVSVYNRSLRGDPLPAGVTSIVGDLAAPAYADLAKANYDVVCQFIAFTPDQVGRDIDVFAGHCGQYIFISSASVYEKPPRHYVITEQTPAINPYWRYSQDKIACETLLKNSEKLAWTIVRPSHTVRTGLPIMMGDSDVMARRMLDGEPTIVAGDGHTPWTLTRSVDFAVPFVGLFGKPAALNEIFHITSDRAHIWDDIQKTIARLLGVEAKIVHVPTDTLVRYNPDWVGPLRGDKAWSAIFDNSKVKSVAGDFTCAESLDEILAEPIMHLKQRLAKNRPPRGDLDALVDRICAAQSALG; from the coding sequence ATGGCTTTGAAAATCCTTTTCGTTGGCGGTACTGGCCAGATTTCATATCCATGCGTCCAGCGTGCGGTTGCTGAGGGTCATCATGTCAGCGTCTATAACCGCAGTTTGAGAGGCGACCCTTTGCCTGCGGGGGTTACCTCGATCGTCGGCGATCTCGCGGCACCCGCCTATGCGGACTTGGCCAAGGCCAATTATGACGTCGTGTGCCAGTTCATTGCCTTTACGCCCGATCAAGTCGGGCGTGACATCGATGTGTTTGCCGGGCACTGCGGCCAGTACATCTTCATCTCTTCGGCTTCGGTCTATGAAAAGCCGCCGCGCCACTATGTGATTACCGAGCAGACACCGGCGATCAACCCCTACTGGCGCTATAGCCAGGACAAGATTGCCTGCGAGACGCTGCTCAAGAATTCCGAGAAACTCGCCTGGACCATCGTCCGCCCCAGTCACACTGTTCGCACCGGCCTGCCCATCATGATGGGCGACAGCGATGTCATGGCGAGACGCATGCTGGATGGTGAGCCCACCATCGTGGCCGGCGATGGCCACACGCCCTGGACACTGACCCGTTCGGTTGATTTTGCGGTGCCCTTTGTCGGGCTTTTCGGCAAGCCGGCGGCGTTGAACGAGATCTTCCACATCACCTCCGATCGCGCTCACATCTGGGACGATATTCAAAAGACGATCGCCAGATTGTTGGGCGTCGAGGCCAAGATCGTACACGTGCCGACGGACACCCTGGTCCGGTACAATCCGGATTGGGTTGGGCCGCTGCGTGGCGACAAGGCATGGTCGGCGATCTTTGACAATTCAAAGGTCAAAAGCGTGGCGGGCGACTTCACCTGCGCCGAGAGCCTTGATGAAATTCTGGCGGAGCCGATCATGCATCTCAAGCAGCGCCTGGCCAAGAACCGCCCGCCAAGGGGCGATCTTGATGCTTTGGTCGATCGGATTTGCGCGGCACAAAGCGCTCTCGGCTAG
- a CDS encoding VOC family protein: MARLKEIVIDCNIPSRVARFWAEALDGYDVMPYDDEELARLAALGLTPETDPTVMVEGPGTRLCFHLRQGERPARNRLHLDIATPDRAREVERLLSLGATFVREADGYTVLNDPEGNNFCVASE, translated from the coding sequence ATGGCAAGGCTGAAAGAAATTGTCATCGATTGCAATATTCCCTCGCGTGTCGCCCGGTTCTGGGCGGAGGCGCTCGATGGCTACGACGTGATGCCATATGACGACGAAGAGCTGGCCCGCCTTGCCGCTCTCGGATTGACACCCGAGACTGACCCGACCGTGATGGTCGAAGGTCCCGGAACCCGCCTGTGCTTCCACCTTCGTCAGGGGGAGCGTCCGGCCCGCAACCGGCTTCATCTCGATATTGCCACCCCCGATCGGGCCAGGGAGGTAGAACGGCTTTTATCCCTCGGAGCGACCTTCGTCCGAGAAGCGGATGGCTACACGGTCTTGAATGATCCCGAAGGCAACAATTTCTGTGTGGCGTCCGAATAG
- a CDS encoding dienelactone hydrolase family protein: MAEILLFHHAQGLTPGVRSFAGDIRAAGHIVHTPDLFDGRSFPSIEAGIAYIGEIGFDAMRERGVRVADELPPTLIYAGFSFGVLPAQKLAQTRPGARGALLFYSCLPISGEWAFGPWPDGVAVQIHGMDNDPIFVGEGDIDAAREIVEKVEDAELFLYPGDQHYFADSSLPSYDADATALLTLRVVEFLNRV, from the coding sequence ATGGCTGAGATCCTGTTGTTCCATCACGCACAGGGGCTGACCCCCGGTGTGCGCTCGTTTGCCGGCGATATCAGGGCAGCCGGTCACATCGTGCACACGCCTGATCTGTTTGACGGGCGCTCATTCCCAAGCATCGAAGCGGGGATCGCCTATATTGGCGAGATCGGATTCGACGCCATGCGGGAGCGCGGCGTGCGCGTCGCCGACGAATTGCCGCCCACGCTCATCTATGCCGGGTTCTCGTTCGGAGTGCTGCCGGCGCAGAAGCTGGCGCAGACGCGGCCCGGCGCCCGCGGGGCTCTGCTCTTCTACTCCTGCCTGCCGATCAGCGGCGAGTGGGCCTTCGGGCCCTGGCCGGACGGCGTCGCTGTGCAGATCCACGGCATGGACAACGATCCGATTTTTGTCGGCGAGGGCGACATCGACGCCGCCCGCGAGATCGTGGAGAAGGTCGAGGACGCGGAGCTTTTCCTGTACCCAGGCGATCAGCATTACTTCGCCGACAGCTCGCTGCCGTCCTATGATGCGGATGCGACCGCGCTGCTCACCCTCCGCGTGGTCGAGTTCCTGAATCGCGTCTGA
- a CDS encoding FAD-dependent monooxygenase — translation MPDFLMIHDVVIAGAGPVGLFLACELQLAGLSVLVLEQAEDPHSPLKRLPFGMRGLSAPTIEAFYRRGLLDDIMTPQREKDQSTSAHWMQQPRRPGGHFAGIQFFHDTIDTSTWPYRLPGPAGTSMAVEMEHLEFVLAARASAMGVEIRRGLGVDGFEQSDEGVTVRAGGESFRGRWLVGCDGGRSTVRRAGGFEFAGTDPEFTGYSVQVEMADPEKLVPGRHYTPTGMYTYQKPGTIAMVDFDGGAFHRAQPMTLAHVQSVLRHVSGTDVTVTGLELATTWTDRAYQATAYRKGRVLLAGDAAHIHSPLGGQGLNLGLGDAMNLGWKLAATIRGDAPEGLLDSYFCERHPVGAQVLDWSRAQVALMRPSRSTRALEAIIRDLIDTRDGATYFAERVWGVSLRYDLGSSHPLVGRSAPDFELADGTRLGDRLRQGKGLLLDFDAGAPLQALASRWNGITYVAGEARDRLGLSALLVRPDGFVAWAGEAVPDNEEAAQAASRWFGKA, via the coding sequence ATGCCCGATTTTCTTATGATTCATGATGTTGTGATTGCTGGTGCAGGCCCCGTCGGTCTGTTTCTCGCCTGCGAACTGCAGCTGGCCGGCCTCTCGGTGTTGGTGCTGGAGCAGGCCGAAGACCCGCATTCGCCGTTGAAGCGGCTGCCGTTTGGCATGCGCGGCCTTTCCGCGCCGACCATCGAAGCCTTCTACCGTCGCGGGCTGCTGGACGACATCATGACGCCGCAGCGCGAGAAAGATCAATCGACTTCAGCGCATTGGATGCAGCAGCCGCGTCGCCCGGGCGGCCATTTCGCCGGCATTCAGTTCTTCCACGACACCATCGACACCTCGACGTGGCCCTATCGCCTGCCAGGTCCGGCCGGTACCAGCATGGCGGTCGAGATGGAGCATCTCGAATTCGTCCTGGCCGCCCGCGCAAGCGCGATGGGTGTCGAGATCCGGCGCGGGCTTGGCGTCGATGGCTTCGAGCAGTCGGACGAAGGCGTGACTGTTCGCGCCGGTGGCGAGAGCTTTCGCGGACGGTGGCTCGTCGGTTGTGACGGCGGGCGCAGCACCGTGCGCAGGGCAGGCGGCTTTGAATTCGCAGGCACCGATCCCGAATTCACCGGCTATTCCGTTCAAGTCGAGATGGCCGATCCGGAGAAACTCGTTCCGGGCCGCCACTACACGCCGACGGGGATGTATACCTACCAAAAGCCCGGCACGATCGCGATGGTCGATTTCGACGGCGGCGCGTTCCACCGGGCGCAGCCGATGACGCTCGCGCATGTGCAGTCGGTGCTGCGGCATGTTTCAGGCACCGATGTAACTGTGACGGGACTTGAGCTTGCCACCACCTGGACGGATCGCGCCTATCAGGCGACGGCTTACCGCAAGGGCAGGGTGCTGCTTGCGGGCGACGCCGCGCACATCCATTCCCCCTTGGGTGGCCAGGGCCTGAACCTCGGACTTGGCGATGCGATGAATCTTGGATGGAAGCTTGCGGCGACGATCCGCGGCGATGCGCCGGAGGGCCTGCTCGACAGCTATTTCTGCGAACGGCATCCAGTGGGAGCGCAGGTTCTCGACTGGTCGCGCGCGCAGGTCGCACTGATGCGGCCGAGCCGGAGTACGCGCGCGCTCGAAGCCATCATCCGCGATCTGATCGACACGCGTGACGGTGCGACATACTTTGCCGAGCGCGTCTGGGGTGTTTCTCTCCGCTACGATCTTGGCAGCAGTCACCCGCTGGTCGGCCGCAGCGCTCCCGATTTTGAGCTGGCCGACGGGACGAGGCTCGGCGATCGCCTCAGGCAGGGCAAAGGCCTGCTTTTGGACTTTGACGCCGGTGCACCGCTGCAAGCGCTGGCAAGCCGCTGGAATGGGATCACCTATGTCGCCGGTGAAGCCAGGGATCGGCTGGGGTTGAGCGCGCTGCTCGTGCGCCCCGACGGCTTTGTGGCGTGGGCTGGTGAGGCTGTGCCTGACAATGAGGAAGCCGCGCAGGCCGCATCGCGGTGGTTCGGCAAAGCCTGA
- a CDS encoding ATP-grasp domain-containing protein, with protein MQWLLQQFEDTSKLAEALDQLEISYTWHKVVPFVGELIPEPVVADPGSVVMFGSYTLWKNAEANGYRPGVFKLRPFVREQVWHPYLLNGADALFLTLRDVPQRLADDGRDWFLRPVDDSKEEPGNVKSTGEIIRMAETVLTLNEDEIPNGSLRHDTLLMLTEPVRILREWRLWVVDGRIVTYSLYKEGSRVVHRHEIDGDALDFGQRMVDINPGYSQAYVIDICRTEEGLMLLETNCLNAAGFYAADLVKLAAAIDGLARD; from the coding sequence ATGCAGTGGCTTCTCCAGCAGTTCGAAGATACCAGCAAGCTGGCCGAGGCGCTCGACCAGCTTGAAATCTCCTACACATGGCACAAGGTCGTACCGTTCGTCGGCGAGCTCATCCCCGAGCCGGTCGTTGCGGATCCGGGTTCAGTGGTCATGTTCGGCTCTTACACGCTGTGGAAGAACGCCGAGGCGAACGGTTACCGGCCGGGTGTCTTCAAGCTGCGTCCTTTCGTTCGCGAACAGGTTTGGCATCCTTACCTCCTCAACGGCGCCGATGCACTGTTCCTGACACTCCGGGATGTCCCTCAGCGTCTGGCGGATGACGGCAGGGACTGGTTCCTGCGCCCGGTCGACGACAGCAAGGAGGAGCCCGGCAACGTTAAATCGACCGGTGAGATCATCCGCATGGCGGAGACGGTGCTGACGCTCAACGAAGATGAAATCCCGAACGGATCGCTTCGTCACGACACGCTGCTGATGCTCACCGAGCCTGTTCGCATCCTGCGCGAATGGCGTCTCTGGGTCGTCGACGGCCGGATCGTCACCTATTCGCTCTACAAGGAGGGATCCCGAGTGGTCCACCGCCACGAGATCGATGGCGATGCGCTAGACTTCGGGCAGCGTATGGTCGACATCAATCCCGGCTACTCGCAAGCTTACGTCATCGATATCTGCCGGACTGAAGAAGGACTGATGCTGCTCGAGACGAACTGTCTCAACGCCGCCGGGTTCTACGCTGCAGACCTCGTGAAGCTGGCGGCGGCGATCGACGGCCTAGCCCGCGACTGA